From Chryseobacterium gallinarum, one genomic window encodes:
- a CDS encoding class I SAM-dependent methyltransferase yields the protein MLEKVTDTAKALMAFKAETDTIPYAKKIADYFNIDTPAALKEDFGFQASVLHFEMRSRSLDYFLEKTSASTVLELSAGFSLRGLEYAHRNINTTYLDTDLNSIITAKTGMLENMGETVPSNLQFLDLDALDEKSFPAVSSEVLIINEGLLMYFNRESQRRILRNIHSLLNKNGGTWVTADIYLKHETHTLGSDRDKKWNTFFKKNNVHENYFESFGQAEQFFHDNGFRIIEKYEPEFEKLSSLPKLLETGTPKQLELLKSRGRIQETWQLAVK from the coding sequence ATGTTAGAAAAAGTAACAGACACCGCCAAAGCACTCATGGCATTTAAAGCAGAAACAGACACCATACCTTATGCAAAAAAGATAGCAGATTACTTCAATATTGATACTCCGGCAGCACTGAAGGAGGATTTCGGATTCCAGGCAAGTGTACTTCACTTTGAAATGCGCTCGCGTTCTTTGGACTATTTCCTCGAAAAAACCTCTGCCTCTACTGTATTGGAACTATCAGCGGGTTTTTCCTTAAGAGGATTGGAATATGCACACCGTAATATCAATACAACATATCTTGATACTGATTTGAATTCCATCATCACAGCAAAAACCGGCATGCTGGAAAATATGGGGGAAACCGTGCCCTCCAATCTGCAGTTTCTGGATCTGGATGCATTGGATGAAAAATCATTTCCGGCAGTTAGCAGTGAAGTACTGATCATTAATGAAGGCTTACTGATGTATTTTAACCGTGAATCCCAACGCCGTATTTTAAGAAATATCCATTCCCTATTGAACAAGAACGGAGGAACATGGGTAACCGCAGATATTTACCTGAAACACGAAACCCATACCCTGGGAAGCGATCGCGATAAAAAATGGAATACCTTTTTCAAAAAGAACAATGTTCATGAAAATTATTTTGAATCTTTTGGTCAGGCTGAGCAATTCTTTCATGATAACGGATTCAGGATTATTGAAAAGTATGAACCGGAATTTGAAAAGCTCAGCAGCTTACCTAAATTACTCGAGACAGGCACACCCAAGCAGCTGGAACTTCTGAAAAGCAGAGGCAGAATACAGGAAACCTGGCAGCTTGCAGTGAAATAG
- a CDS encoding GNAT family N-acetyltransferase — translation MKDIQHEIQLRPTVVADLEVLFQFQLDEEANHLAAFTSKESQNKESYLAKYTKFLNDPTINNQTIMVDNAIAGSIAKFVMEGNAEITYWIDKNFWGKGIATTALKDFLKIETARPIFGRVAFDNFGSQKVMEKCGFNRIGSDTGFANARQMEIEEFIYRLDN, via the coding sequence ATGAAAGATATCCAACATGAAATACAACTCAGGCCAACAGTCGTTGCTGATTTAGAAGTTCTTTTTCAATTTCAGCTTGATGAGGAAGCCAATCATCTGGCTGCATTTACCTCAAAGGAGTCCCAGAATAAAGAATCCTATCTGGCTAAGTACACTAAATTCCTGAATGATCCAACCATCAACAACCAGACTATTATGGTTGATAATGCTATCGCCGGAAGTATCGCAAAGTTTGTCATGGAAGGTAATGCGGAAATCACTTATTGGATTGATAAAAATTTCTGGGGGAAAGGTATCGCCACAACAGCATTGAAAGACTTTCTCAAGATAGAGACTGCCAGGCCAATTTTTGGACGGGTAGCTTTTGACAACTTTGGTTCTCAGAAGGTCATGGAAAAATGTGGTTTTAACAGAATCGGTTCTGATACGGGTTTCGCCAATGCAAGGCAAATGGAAATTGAGGAGTTTATTTACAGGCTTGATAACTAA